AAAACGGGTGCAACCTGGACGGGGCATGGCCGTGCGCCTGCATGGATTGCGGCTGCGAAAGACCGTTCGAAGTACCTGGTGGCGGGCGCGTCCGCACCGGTTGCCACGGGCGTCGCCGTAAAGCACGGCACGGGTAATGGCCAGCCGAAGGGACCGCAACCGGCGAAGTATCGTCACCCCGAAACTGGCGCGACATGGAGTGGCCGTGGTCCTGCACCCGCATGGCTGGCGGGCGAAAAAGACCGTAGCAAGTTCCTGGTCGCTGGAGCAAAAGCGGCGGGCTTGAATGGCGTTGCGCGAAAGAAGATCGGTGCCAAAAAGGCAGGAAGAAAGCCGCGCGCGTAAGAACGACGAAAAGAATCAGGAAGGGGCGGGACTGCGTTCTCGCCTCTTTTCGGCAAAAGAAGCTTTGCCTGATGGCGAAGTCGGCACGCTTTTGCCGAACGTAGTGGCGAATGCACAAGGCCGGGTGCACAGCATTTTTATGCGTGAGCCATTTCGGCTCAATTGCTCATCGATGGGTGCCGCCCAATTTCGGCGGCACCGCACGCGCCGTCCTTGCCTTCCGGCGCGCGCTCCCTTCTTCAATGTGGTTTATGAAAGTCGAGCGTCTCCAGTTCGACCGACTGCCCCCCATTTCGTTGCAGCACGCGGCGCGCTGCGTCCTCGATTGTCTTGCGATTACCCTCGAACGTCGTGATCAGATCGTGCGACGACGTACCTGTATTGCCGAAATGGTTGTTCAGGGCGTCGATTGATACGCTGCACCATACCTCTTTTCCTTCGACGGTCGCTTCGAATGCGACTCGCGATGCGGCCACGACGTGCCGGCGGCTGGTGAATTCGATGGTCATTTGATTTCTCCGTGAGTGCCAGATGAAATTCACGAACGCTCGCTGGCGCCGGCCTTCCGGGCGATCTGTTCGCGGTCCAAGGCCAGGCGGCGCGGGGTGGGGCGCTCGCTTCGGTGCAGCGCAGCAAGGAACGATCCAGTCCGGCTCGTGCCGAACCCGTTGGGGGCGAGTGACGCCGGGCATCGGAATCGTTCTCCCATGATAGGCCGCTAACGGCGCAAAAGCCGGGAAACTACTGATCCGGCGCGCCCGTCATCTGCGCGATGAGCTTTTTCGTCGCGGGCGAATGCTCGAATTTGCGGAAAACGGCTGCGACTTCCGATGCGATTGGCTCGCCCGCCAGCGTCTTGAAGACGACATTGGGCAGATTGATGACCCGCGTCAGCACATTTGGCACGATGGCGACGCCCACGCCGACGGAAACCTGCGTCAGGACGGCCAGCAGCGTGCCGGGCGCGCTGACGATGCGCGGGTTGAACCGCCCGCGCCGCGCGATTTCCCGCGTGCCCAGCTCCTGTTCTGGCACGACGAAGCTCTCGCCCGCCAGCGCGCGCGCCTTGATCGGCCCTGTGGCAGCCGCCAGCGGATGCTCGGCGGGTAGCGCCGCGCAGAACGCATCGCGAGCCAGCACGTGAGCGCGCAGCGACGGCGGCAGATCCACCGGCAAGCGGACGAATGCGACATCGACGCGGCCTTCCTCCAGCAGCGCGGGCAACTCGCCCATCGGGTGCTCGGTGGCCTGCACGAGCACGTGCGGCCGGGCTTTACGGAACGCGCGCAACTGTTTCTGCAAGATGCCGGAAAAAGCCGCCGAGCCGACATAGCCGATATGAATACGCCCCAGCTCGCCGCGCCCGGCGCGCTGGCCGACGTGCAACGCCCGCTCGAACTGCGCGATGGTCTCGCGCGCTTCGGCGAGAAACGCTTCGCCGGCGGGCGTCAGCGCAACCGAGCGCCGCGTGCGGCGAAACAGTTGTGCCTGCAGCGCGCGCTCCATCTCCTGGATCTGCACAGTGAGCGTGGGCGGCGCAATGCCGAGCGCTTCTGCAGCCTGCGCGAAATGCAGTCGCTCGGCGACGGCGATGAAGTAACGCAGGTGCCTCAGCTCCATAACGCGATGCTTCCCGGTATTAGGTAGAAACTAATTATATTGAACACGACGGGCAATGAACGGAATAGAGAAAGCTGGTGGAATACAGGCTTCCTTTCCGCAGGTTTTCCGCCGGGTCCGTCCGATGAGCTCGATTACCGCTTCCCGTTCCGTCTCTCGCGGCACGCCGCTGCTCCTCATCGCCTCGATGGGTTGCGCGATGACGGTGCTCGACACCAACGTGGTCGGCATCGTCCTGCCCACTATCGCGCGCGATCTCAACGCTTCTTTCGCCGATATCGAATGGGTGATCAGCGCGTATGTGTTGTGCTTCGCCGCGCTGCTATTGCCCGCTGGCTCGCTTGCCGACCGCTATGGGCGCAAGCGCGTGTTTCTGACGGGCATCGCGCTGTTCGCGGCCGCGTCGCTCGCATGCGGCGTTGCGCCGACGGCCGAGCTGCTTTACGTCGCGCGGGCTGCGCAAGGCGTCGGCGCGGCCTTCCTGCTCGCGCCGGCGCTCGCCATCATCGGCCACGCGTTTCATGACGAGCGCGAACGCGCGCGAGCCTGGGCGGTGTGGGGCGGCATCATGGGGCTGACGATGGTCCTCTCGCCGCTGATCGGCGGCGTGATCAGCGCGTGGCTCGGCTGGCGCTGGGCATTCGCGATCAACGTGCCGATCTGCGCGTTGCTGGCGACGGGCGTCGTGCGGATCGTCGACGAATCGCGTGATCCGACGCCGAGATCGCTCGATCTGCCCGGTATTGCGCTCTTTGCCTCGGCGATGTTCTCGCTGACGTGGGCGCTGATTCTCGGACCTGACCGCGGATGGCTGAGCACGCCGGCGCTGTCCCGCGCATGCGCCGGCGTGAACCTTTTCGCGTTGTTCGTGTGGGTGGAAAGCCGGCGCGCGCATCCGATGCTCGATCTCGCGCTGTTCCGCTCGCTGCCGTTCGTCGGCGCGATCGTGGCGATGTTTGCTTATGCGTCGTCGGCGCAGGTCATGGCTTCGCTGTTGCCGCTATTTCTGCAAAACGCGCGTGGCGAAAGCGCGCTGGTCGCGGGCGCGGGCATGCTGCCTTTCGCGATTGCGATGCTGATCTTGCCGCAGCTAGGACGCAAGCTCGCAGCGTACATGGACTCGCGCCAGATTCTCACGCTCGGCCTCGCGGTGGTCGCATGCGGCAATCTCGCGATGATGGTCGCCGCGCGCAGCGCCAGTCACGCATGGCTGATCGTCGCCATGGCGCTGCTCGGCAGCGGCGGCGGCCTGCTGAACGGCGAGACGCAGAAGGCGATCATGGGCACAGTGCCGCGCGACCGCGCGGGCATGGCGTCCGGCATCAGCACGACCTCGCGATTCACGGGCATTCTGCTCGGCTTCTCCGGGCTGGGCGCCGTGCTGGCCGAAGGCGTGCGTTCCGCGCTGACGGCACAGATGACACAGACCCATCTGCCCGTCGTGCAAGGCTTTACCGAGCGTGTGATGGCGGGAGACTTCTCGCGTGCGTTTGCGCTCTATTCACCGGCATCGATGGATGCACTCGTTCATATCGCACGGTCGAGTTACGGCGAAGGCTTTGCGCGTGCATTCGCTGGCGCATCGATCGTGGCGGCGGTATCCGCGTCGATCGTATTTCTGTCGATGCGACGCAAGAATCGCTGATCGCAGTTGATTGCGCAGGCGTGTACCGATTAGTATAAAAAGCTCTGTGTCACGAGCGCCCCGCCACGCGCAATGTTCAATGAACCGATATGAAGCACTCGCCAATACGATGGCGGCCGAAATACGCTCGGGCAGTCTTGCTGTCGGCGCGCGCATGCCTTCGTTGCGGCAGGTCATTGCGCAGCATGGCGTGAGTCAATCGACGGCGTTTCGTGCGTACTATCTGCTGGAAGAGTGGGGCCTCATTCGCGCGCAGGAGCGCTCCGGCTATTACGTCGCGCCGGGCGCAGCCGTGCGCGACACGCGGGAAGCGACCGCGAAGCGCGCGCTCACAGAGTCCGCGAAGGTCGATATCAGCGAACTCGTTTTCAGCGTGCTCGAAGCGGCGAAGCATACGAGTGTCGTACCGTTAGGCTCGGCTTTTCCCTCGCCGATGCTGTTTCCGCTACAACGTCTTTCCAAATCGCTTGCACAAACATCGCGGACGATGAACCCATGGAGTACCGTCGTCGATTTGCCGCCGGGCAACGAGGCTTTGCGCCAGCAGATCGCGCTGCGCTATCTCGGCATGGGCCTGTCGCAACCGCTCGATGAGATCGTCGTCACGAACGGCGCGCTCGAAGCACTGAATCTTTGCCTGATGGCCGTGACGCGTCCCGGCGATGTCGTGGCCGTCGAATCGCCTGGCTTTTATGCGGCGCTGCAGGCTATTGAAAGACTCGATCTACGCGCAGTCGAAATACCCGTCGATCCGCAAACCGGCCTCGACGTGGACGCGCTTGCGCAAGCGCTGGGAAAGCAGCCTATTCGCGCATGCTGGTTCATGACGAATTATCAGAACCCGACAGGCGCGACGATGCCGGTGGAAAAGAAAAAGGCGCTCGTCGAACTACTGGCACGGTATGACGTGCCGCTGATCGAAGACGACGTCTATGGCGAACTGCATTTTCAGGCGGATTATCCATTGCCCGCCATCGCCTTCGACCGGAAAGGGCTCGTCATGCATTGCAGTTCTTTCTCGAAGACGCTCGCGCCGGG
The Paraburkholderia hospita DNA segment above includes these coding regions:
- a CDS encoding H-NS family nucleoid-associated regulatory protein, coding for MATLEALQAKIKKLQAQAEAIASKKSTVALEGIRALMAKHNLTTADIDAHLGRKKRGRPALKSAGVQTKGVAKYSDPKTGATWTGHGRAPAWIAAAKDRSKYLVAGASAPVATGVAVKHGTGNGQPKGPQPAKYRHPETGATWSGRGPAPAWLAGEKDRSKFLVAGAKAAGLNGVARKKIGAKKAGRKPRA
- a CDS encoding DUF1488 family protein codes for the protein MTIEFTSRRHVVAASRVAFEATVEGKEVWCSVSIDALNNHFGNTGTSSHDLITTFEGNRKTIEDAARRVLQRNGGQSVELETLDFHKPH
- a CDS encoding LysR substrate-binding domain-containing protein, producing MELRHLRYFIAVAERLHFAQAAEALGIAPPTLTVQIQEMERALQAQLFRRTRRSVALTPAGEAFLAEARETIAQFERALHVGQRAGRGELGRIHIGYVGSAAFSGILQKQLRAFRKARPHVLVQATEHPMGELPALLEEGRVDVAFVRLPVDLPPSLRAHVLARDAFCAALPAEHPLAAATGPIKARALAGESFVVPEQELGTREIARRGRFNPRIVSAPGTLLAVLTQVSVGVGVAIVPNVLTRVINLPNVVFKTLAGEPIASEVAAVFRKFEHSPATKKLIAQMTGAPDQ
- a CDS encoding MFS transporter, which codes for MSSITASRSVSRGTPLLLIASMGCAMTVLDTNVVGIVLPTIARDLNASFADIEWVISAYVLCFAALLLPAGSLADRYGRKRVFLTGIALFAAASLACGVAPTAELLYVARAAQGVGAAFLLAPALAIIGHAFHDERERARAWAVWGGIMGLTMVLSPLIGGVISAWLGWRWAFAINVPICALLATGVVRIVDESRDPTPRSLDLPGIALFASAMFSLTWALILGPDRGWLSTPALSRACAGVNLFALFVWVESRRAHPMLDLALFRSLPFVGAIVAMFAYASSAQVMASLLPLFLQNARGESALVAGAGMLPFAIAMLILPQLGRKLAAYMDSRQILTLGLAVVACGNLAMMVAARSASHAWLIVAMALLGSGGGLLNGETQKAIMGTVPRDRAGMASGISTTSRFTGILLGFSGLGAVLAEGVRSALTAQMTQTHLPVVQGFTERVMAGDFSRAFALYSPASMDALVHIARSSYGEGFARAFAGASIVAAVSASIVFLSMRRKNR
- a CDS encoding aminotransferase-like domain-containing protein codes for the protein MNRYEALANTMAAEIRSGSLAVGARMPSLRQVIAQHGVSQSTAFRAYYLLEEWGLIRAQERSGYYVAPGAAVRDTREATAKRALTESAKVDISELVFSVLEAAKHTSVVPLGSAFPSPMLFPLQRLSKSLAQTSRTMNPWSTVVDLPPGNEALRQQIALRYLGMGLSQPLDEIVVTNGALEALNLCLMAVTRPGDVVAVESPGFYAALQAIERLDLRAVEIPVDPQTGLDVDALAQALGKQPIRACWFMTNYQNPTGATMPVEKKKALVELLARYDVPLIEDDVYGELHFQADYPLPAIAFDRKGLVMHCSSFSKTLAPGYRIGWAAAGKFAEKVQRAKLMTTLSASIPVQAGIADYLQHGGYDRHLRKLRAALRAQLDAMNLALRRAMPKGVRWTCPSGGYFVWLELPEHVDALTLHRQAIEQGVSLAPGPIFSASRNFRNCVRLNFGHPWNADIERAVHVLGGLIAQAT